A window of the Lactuca sativa cultivar Salinas chromosome 5, Lsat_Salinas_v11, whole genome shotgun sequence genome harbors these coding sequences:
- the LOC111887201 gene encoding protein arginine N-methyltransferase PRMT10, giving the protein MGSAANGGAVDMDTSTSNGSVSVDKGVDFANYFCTYAFLYHQKEMLSDRVRMDAYYNSVFKNKHHFIGKTVLDVGTGSGILAIWSAQAGAKKVYAVEATKMADHARELVKANNLHGIVEVIEGSIEDITLPEKVDVIISEWMGYFLLRESMFDSVICARDRWLKPTGVMYPSHARMWLAPIRSGLSDHKMSDYEGCMDDWHGFVNDTKSYYGVDMSVLTKPFSEEQKKYYLQNSLWNSLHPNQVVGTPTILKEIDCLKVTVEEILKVQAIVSSTIVKEDTRLCGFGGWFDVHFKGREEDPAECEVELTTSPSVDDGTHWGQQVFLLHPPVRVNEKDDIQINFTMSRSEENHRLMKVDLGYQIKLSSGKMLTPVNNKFYIE; this is encoded by the exons ATGGGAAGTGCAGCTAACGGTGGCGCCGTTGATATGGATACATCCACCAGCAATGGCAGCGTTTCCGTCGACAAGGGAGTCGATTTCGCCAATTATTTCTGCACATACGCCTTTCTCTACCACCAGAAAGAAATGCTCTCCGACCGTGTTCGAATGGACGCTTATTACAACTCTGTTTTCAAGAACAAACACCACTTCATCGGAAAA ACTGTGTTGGATGTAGGAACAGGGAGTGGCATTTTAGCAATTTGGTCAGCTCAAGCAGGTGCAAAGAAAGTGTATGCAGTTGAAGCTACAAAAATGGCAGATCATGCTCGTGAGCTTGTTAAAGCAAACAACCTCCATGGTATTGTTGAAGTCATCGAAGGTTCAATAGAAGATATAACATTGCCTGAAAAAG TTGATGTAATCATCTCTGAGTGGATGGGATACTTTCTCCTTCGCGAATCCATGTTTGACTCTGTTATCTGTGCTCGTGATCGTTGGCTAAAACCAACTGGAGTTAT GTATCCTAGTCATGCGCGAATGTGGTTGGCACCTATAAGATCAGGATTATCAGATCATAAAATGAGTGATTATGAAGGATGTATGGATGATTGGCATGGTTTTGTTAATGACACTAAATCTTATTATGGTGTTGATATGAGTGTTTTGACAAAACCCTTTTCTGAAGAGCAAAAGAAGTATTATTTACAG AATTCCCTTTGGAATAGTCTTCATCCAAATCAAGTAGTGGGAACTCCTACTATTTTAAAGGAGATTGATTGTTTAAAAGTAACTGTTGAAGAAATACTCAAAGTTCAAGCAATTGTTTCATCAACAATTGTTAAAGAGGACACTAGGCTTTGTGGCTTTGGTGGCTGGTTCGATGTTCATTTTAAA GGAAGAGAGGAAGATCCAGCTGAGTGTGAGGTTGAGTTAACAACATCTCCTAGTGTAGATGATGGCACACATTGGGGACAACAG GTGTTTCTTTTGCATCCACCTGTCCGTGTGAACGAAAAGGATGATATCCAAATCAATTTTACAATGAGTCGTTCTGAAGAAAACCATCGTTTGATGAAAGTTGATCTTGGATATCAAATTAAATTGTCATCCGGTAAGATGTTGACACCTGTCAATAACAAATTCTATATCGAATGA
- the LOC111887207 gene encoding DUF724 domain-containing protein 1 isoform X1 translates to MKYKKGSIVEVLNTDKAPSHSWRYAQIVSHNKHKYTVRYDVYHGNQQQEEEEEHISRKFIRPCPPTVEISEHYPGDVVEVFHNLSWKMAIVSKSFNLNLFQVRLVGSFIEIKARKSELRVRQSWQNNKWVVIGNHNKKQRYTNDSVSVTSSVGSCSVDDKFHQNIKEGDIDDSDDGESVCEGGYFGDNKKKLRLGEEIHRLELKAYRRTIEALHASGPLSWEKESMVTNLRMSLHISNDEHLIHLKNLISSSSSIRNR, encoded by the coding sequence ATGAAATACAAAAAAGGAAGTATAGTGGAAGTCCTGAACACAGACAAAGCTCCTTCCCATTCATGGCGTTATGCTCAAATAGTTTCCCACAATAAACACAAATACACAGTCAGATACGATGTCTACCATGGAaaccaacaacaagaagaagaagaagaacacatATCAAGAAAATTCATCAGACCATGTCCTCCCACAGTTGAAATTTCAGAACACTACCCTGGTGATGTAGTGGAAGTGTTTCACAATCTTTCATGGAAGATGGCAATCGTTTCCAAATCATTCAATTTGAACTTATTTCAAGTAAGATTAGTCGGATCTTTTATCGAGATCAAAGCAAGAAAATCAGAACTCCGTGTACGCCAATCATGGCAGAATAACAAATGGGTTGTGATTGGAAACCACAACAAGAAGCAAAGGTACACTAATGATAGTGTTAGTGTTACTAGTTCTGTTGGTAGTTGCAGTGTTGATGATAAATTTCATCAGAATATAAAAGAAGGTGATATTGATGATAGTGATGATGGGGAGTCTGTTTGTGaaggagggtattttggggataatAAAAAGAAGTTGAGATTGGGGGAAGAGATACATAGGTTAGAGTTGAAGGCGTATAGGCGTACTATTGAGGCGTTACATGCGTCAGGACCATTAAGTTGGGAAAAAGAATCAATGGTAACAAATCTTCGTATGTCGCTCCATATATCAAATGATGAGCATTTGATTCATCTTAAAAACTTAATTTCTTCTTCAAGTAGTATTCGTAATAGatga
- the LOC111887207 gene encoding DUF724 domain-containing protein 1 isoform X2, giving the protein MKYKKGSIVEVLNTDKAPSHSWRYAQIVSHNKHKYTVRYDVYHGNQQQEEEEEHISRKFIRPCPPTVEISEHYPGDVVEVFHNLSWKMAIVSKSFNLNLFQVRLVGSFIEIKARKSELRVRQSWQNNKWVVIGNHNKKQRYTNDSVSVTSSVGSCSVDDKFHQNIKEGDIDDSDDGESVCEGGYFGDNKKKLRLGEEIHRLELKAYRRTIEALHASGPLSWEKESMAQKLEACIAGCATFSVGVG; this is encoded by the exons ATGAAATACAAAAAAGGAAGTATAGTGGAAGTCCTGAACACAGACAAAGCTCCTTCCCATTCATGGCGTTATGCTCAAATAGTTTCCCACAATAAACACAAATACACAGTCAGATACGATGTCTACCATGGAaaccaacaacaagaagaagaagaagaacacatATCAAGAAAATTCATCAGACCATGTCCTCCCACAGTTGAAATTTCAGAACACTACCCTGGTGATGTAGTGGAAGTGTTTCACAATCTTTCATGGAAGATGGCAATCGTTTCCAAATCATTCAATTTGAACTTATTTCAAGTAAGATTAGTCGGATCTTTTATCGAGATCAAAGCAAGAAAATCAGAACTCCGTGTACGCCAATCATGGCAGAATAACAAATGGGTTGTGATTGGAAACCACAACAAGAAGCAAAGGTACACTAATGATAGTGTTAGTGTTACTAGTTCTGTTGGTAGTTGCAGTGTTGATGATAAATTTCATCAGAATATAAAAGAAGGTGATATTGATGATAGTGATGATGGGGAGTCTGTTTGTGaaggagggtattttggggataatAAAAAGAAGTTGAGATTGGGGGAAGAGATACATAGGTTAGAGTTGAAGGCGTATAGGCGTACTATTGAGGCGTTACATGCGTCAGGACCATTAAGTTGGGAAAAAGAATCAATG GCCCAAAAGTTGGAAGCTTGTATTGCTGGGTGTGCCACCTTCTCTGTTGGTGTTGGATGA